A genomic window from Struthio camelus isolate bStrCam1 chromosome 2, bStrCam1.hap1, whole genome shotgun sequence includes:
- the MYC gene encoding myc proto-oncogene protein has translation MPLNASFPSKNYDYDYDSVQPYFYFEEEEENFYLAAQQRGSELQPPAPSEDIWKKFELLPTPPLSPSRRSSLAAAASCFPSTADQLEMVTELLGGDMVNQSFICDPDDESFVKSIIIHDCMWSGFSAAAKLEKVVSEKLASYQAARREGGPGARPGPPGPPGPPPGLAASPAASTGLYLHDLGAAAADCIDPSVVFPYPLSERAPKAGAPGASPASLLGDDTPPTTSSDSEEEQEEDEEIDVVTLAEANESESSTESSTETSEGHSKPHHSPLVLKRCHVNIHQHNYAAPPSTKVEYPAAKRLKLDSGRVLKQISNNRKCSSPRTSDSEENDKRRTHNVLERQRRNELKLSFFALRDQIPEVANNEKAPKVVILKKATEYVLSIQSDEHRLIAEKEQLRRRREQLKHKLEQLRNSCA, from the exons ATGCCGCTGAACGCGAGCTTCCCCAGCAAGAACTACGACTACGACTACGACTCGGTGCAGCCCTACTTCTActtcgaggaggaggaggagaacttcTACCTGGCggcgcagcagcggggcagcgagctgcagccgcccgccccgtccgagGACATCTGGAAGAAGTTTGAGCTGCTGCCCACGCCGCCCCTCTCGCCCAGCCGCCGCTccagcctggccgccgccgcctcctgcttcccctccacCGCCGACCAGCTGGAGATGGTGACGGAGCTCCTCGGGGGGGACATGGTCAACCAGAGCTTCATCTGCGACCCGGACGACGAGTCCTTCGTCAAGTCCATCATCATCCACGACTGCATGTGGAGCGGCTTCTCCGCCGCCGCCAAGCTGGAGAAAGTGGTGTCCGAGAAGCTGGCCTCCTACCAGGCGGCCCGCCGCGAGGGGGgtcccggcgcccggcccggcccgccggggccgccggggcctccgcccggcctggccgcctcgcccgccgcctCGACCGGCCTCTACCTGCACGacctgggcgccgccgccgccgactgcATCGACCCCTCCGTcgtcttcccctacccgctcagCGAGCGGGCTCCCAAAGCCGGCGCGCCCGGCGCCAGCCCCGCGTCCCTGCTGGGCGACGACACGCCGCCCACCACCAGCAGCGACTCGG aGGAAGAACAAGAGGAAGACGAAGAAATTGATGTTGTTACACTAGCTGAAGCAAATGAATCCGAATCCAGCACAGAGTCCAGCACAGAAACATCAGAAGGGCACAGTAAGCCCCACCACAGCCCGCTAGTTCTCAAACGGTGTCACGTCAACATCCATCAGCACAATTATGCTGCTCCTCCCTCCACCAAGGTTGAGTATCCAGCTGCAAAAAGGCTAAAGTTGGACAGTGGCAGAGTTCTCAAACAGATCAGTAATAACCGCAAATGCTCAAGTCCCCGCACATCAGACTCCGAAGAGAACGATAAGAGGCGAACGCACAATGTCCTGGAGCGCCAGAGGAGAAATGAGCTGAAGCTGAGTTTCTTCGCCTTGCGCGATCAGATACCGGAGGTGGCCAACAACGAAAAGGCACCCAAGGTTGTCATCCTGAAAAAAGCGACGGAATATGTTCTTTCTATCCAGTCAGATGAACACAGACTGATTGCAGAGAAAGAGcagttgaggaggaggagggaacagTTGAAACACAAACTTGAGCAGCTAAGGAACTCTTGTGCGTAG